A single window of Thalassoroseus pseudoceratinae DNA harbors:
- the scpB gene encoding SMC-Scp complex subunit ScpB, producing MFDYPTHAAPWHRSGDWSQRHRVDDACTHWLGTATKSPTKQRPEPGAGDGVRSEKLGRLEAALFVADGALSVRRLTQVATLADAAEAKRLLDELNELYDTSGSSFRIERVASGFQLLTRPAYSNWLRRVHERQSELKLSPPAMETLTIIAYRQPVTRADVEAVRGVQSAEMIKQLMERGLVRICGEEDTLGRPYLYDTTRQFLEVFGLRSLDDLPMADRLRRKKEEPPPPTEETSEDGESAENTEEPQGEHSDGEDAPGEESSDEAEPVVAEESQSE from the coding sequence ATGTTCGATTACCCGACACACGCAGCCCCTTGGCACCGCTCTGGTGACTGGTCGCAACGTCATCGCGTTGATGACGCTTGCACGCATTGGCTGGGAACAGCAACCAAGTCACCGACGAAGCAACGTCCGGAACCGGGGGCTGGTGACGGAGTCCGGTCGGAGAAACTTGGTCGACTCGAAGCGGCGTTGTTCGTTGCCGACGGTGCATTGTCCGTGCGACGACTCACGCAAGTCGCCACCCTAGCCGACGCCGCTGAAGCGAAACGGTTGCTAGACGAACTCAATGAACTCTACGACACATCGGGTTCGTCGTTTCGAATCGAACGTGTCGCGAGCGGGTTCCAACTTCTCACGCGACCGGCTTACAGCAATTGGCTGCGACGTGTACACGAGCGACAATCGGAACTGAAACTCTCACCGCCCGCGATGGAAACGCTCACTATCATTGCCTACCGTCAACCCGTCACACGGGCCGATGTCGAGGCCGTTCGCGGTGTGCAGTCGGCGGAGATGATCAAGCAGCTCATGGAACGGGGTTTGGTTCGCATTTGTGGCGAAGAAGACACGCTCGGTCGTCCGTATCTGTACGATACAACTCGGCAGTTCCTCGAAGTCTTCGGTCTGCGTTCGCTTGATGACTTGCCAATGGCCGACCGCTTGAGACGCAAGAAAGAAGAACCGCCCCCTCCCACGGAAGAGACATCCGAGGACGGGGAATCCGCTGAAAACACCGAAGAACCCCAAGGCGAACACTCCGACGGGGAAGATGCGCCGGGTGAGGAATCATCCGACGAAGCCGAACCTGTCGTCGCAGAGGAATCGCAGTCAGAGTGA